Genomic DNA from Cydia amplana chromosome 9, ilCydAmpl1.1, whole genome shotgun sequence:
cataaagaataatgacaaaagactatgaactctaactactagaattaaagttgagttttactaacgtacataattatctttaatgtattttgactgattctgtttcaatttgacagaagccctgccgtatttatggtcaataaggtctactggccttaaaattgtgtatgaaattacaagcaaatatcagcttaaagaatgatagtgttaaccatggacctagaatattacggacggactgtcacctaagacaaactgtgacactgcaatggcggacggtttgatagtgtgcgtgtagacgagtgttaccatgtcacacaaattctcccctaatggtgaaacaattatttttaatatcgtccttgttttcaaataaaaaaaataggacagttttacgttagacaataaaaaaggtgtgtacgtatacgtatctgattttataggtcttgaaaatgcgcaatattgcacaattactttgtgcaaacattattttcaatacctaatgatatttagcatcgtaatgaaatcagttcgtcatgttttttagggttccgtagccaaatggcaaaaaacggaacccttatagattcgtcatgtctgtctgtctgtctgtctgtccgtctgtccgtgtatgtcacagtcacttttctccgaaactataagaactatactgttgaaacttggtaagtagatgtattctgtgaaccgcattaagattttcacacaaaaataaaaaaaaaaacaataaatttttggggttccctatacttagaactgaaactcaaaattttttttttcgtcaaacctatacgtgtggggtatctatggataggtcttcaaaaatgatattgaggtttctaatatcattttttctaaactgaatagtttgcgcgagagacacttccaaagtggtaaaatgtgtgtccaaaaaatatatgatgtacattaccgtgtaaacttccaccgaaaattggtttgaacgagatctagtaagtagttttttttaatacgtcataaatcgcctaaatacggaacccttcatgggcgagtccgactcgcacttggccgctttttaatttatacatttaacttgaaacatatctggttttcaacaaaaaaattataatacataacaaacaaacgttaagtatcgctccttagtatcgggtaattaccataccgacctagtttgaaatcagggatcggaaccggttttttgcaaaaacatagaaataaccatatttttcgaattattttatactcgaaatgtagcactcagttgtgtttgtaggttacgacttcgtattattagattgcacaattagaaatgaagtaattagcaaagaacgaaaaaataccgtttccgttcccatacaaaaaataccggtatccgatccctgtttgaaatgcacaatcaataatttaatcatttacctaaatgatctcttaatacataatgatttaacctgtcaaatcaagaagggtatcaattaccctactttcgggaaattaccctattcatgttactggtcacactcctgttttgcagtttgataatttataaacaacaattatcgtgattttacgtactaattgataaacttaagtatgaaaagttattccgtgactttttttctttcgatcggtacaattctagcaggatttaactacgcatgccggcatattttatatttttcttcgacatgtttacttcaatgacgtttcgattcgtctgacggcaaactggtggatgtgggctgtcaatgtgtgtgtgtgtcacgcgtaaatacttagaaactggtggatgttggaatcacagttctgttgtaagcgaaactctgtccgtaatattataggttcatggtgttaacgttagtttggtaacgttagtttataatgtgaattgggtaacgttaacaagccctgcaataaaaagtaaaattaccggtaaaattaacgttaactagctaacgttataataatgttaagttatcaagtatcgttaccatttactaccggtaataaggtatttttatgattttaacgttaagtaacgttactttataatgtgaattggtaacgttaacaagccctgctcgtaatgtcatgtcatcttagtATAATGAATATAATGATCATATCAATCATATACTGTCTCATAATGTTTGCAGGACATGTTTGCTGCTCGGTAGGTAAATGATGGTAAATGTCCAAAAAATcattacggggtcataattaagtgtaacttaaaaaaccggccaagtgcgagtcggactcgagttccaagggttccgtacattaagtccgactcacgcttgactgcacacatttctaataggttttcctgtcatgtaCAGGTAAgtataaagaactattttgtgtattttttcaaattttagacctagtagtttcggtGATAaaccggggggggggggggggatggtcgtcTTCGGCGTTGGACCCAAGTTAGACCTACGGTGCGATAGATCCATCATTGCCTCATTGGCTTCAAGTTAAGTAGCAAATAAAAATCCAAATGatcgtataaaaatatatttttaaaaatgtacaaaaatattttatggcGACACAGTATGGGTAAATTGTCACTAGACTTGACATGATTATTGTGGTTCTTATCACACTTTAGAAATACTTTTCAAGATAAGAAAATCAGTACCACGACTTCATACAGTAACATCGATAGGTACCGGCGTAAAAAGCGCAAAATAATATGTTGTTGCAATAAGTAAGGTACTTAAAAGCCACGATGTAAAAGCATGGTAATGATTATGACACTTaattacatatacttaatatgtatatttcatTAAACACTATACAAAATGGAAAGCATCAACGCATGAAACCCGAAAAATGTGcaaagatacaaataataatttcaatagTCAACGGTATAGTTCTTTTTAAAGTTCACTATGCAACTGGCATTTAGAAAATCTCATAGTATGATTGATAGCATGAATGTGTGTATACCTCAAGAACCTGTAATGATCGCGTATGCTGTGTAAAGACAGAATAAAGCAGTATTAATTCAGATAATAGAAATAAACACTTTATCTTGCCTTTATGAGATTTACGGCATTTTTATGAATCTCAACTTGGTAAACATGTGATTGTGAATGGTATGAAAATTTCCAAGAAAGACGCATCAATTGTTAGAGTCTAACGTTGGTTTTACTCAGTATTGCAAGCTTATATAGCAGAATCAATAATAACCCCCGGATTGCTCAACGCCTGTTTTCTCTCCTGCACAGCAGTTACCAGTTTCCTGTAAGGTCCGAGCGGAAGGCCTAGCGACTTCATGTCGCTCTCCGTCAACAGCATGAGGGCGTCTAGGTCGATCTGCTCGTCTTTGAACTTCTGAACGTATTGAGCGAGACCCCATGCCGTGAGGAAGCGCTCGAGTGACGCGTAGCCCGAGTCGTCTGCTTCGCCTTCTTCGTCGGACGTTATTGTTGAGCTCTCTGAAATGATAGCAATCAGGAAAGTCGGTAAAGAGTGCAAGGCTGGTAATATTTCTAATCTAAGAACCTAACATAACAGTTCAATTGTCTCGGAAGCCGTAGACCTCACGTTGTGACCACAGTAACCAATATGGTAAAGGAAAACTTCGAAAGGAAATCGGAATAATCCGATGCAGATGGACGTCGTTCCCGAGTGCGCCGCCCGCCGCCAGAAGGCTCAGAACTGCCGTTATTAAAAGTCACACGaacatacaatcgaagttacgttctcattttaaaatgacatccttaaattacatgaaacgAGACATGATCATTTTCGTAACGTCTggtactacttttaatttctagtaggtacctaattgtaatACCCTCCCTTATACTCGTATGTTACGTGAATGTTTATGTcaaatttaattgtatttcagaatgatgttttaaaatgagagcgtaacttctaTTCTATGGCAACGGCTAGGTTCGTGTGACTAACCGCTTGTGTAAACAATAGTTATGCTAACTTACCAGATTGCGCGGAGTTCCATTCAGCGGGCTGGTAGGCGTGGCGCGCGGCCAGCGAGCCCGCGGAGCCGATGGACATGTCTTCGCCTGGTGCACCGCCCGCGGGCAGTGCCCCCAGCGTTGCCGTTATTGATCGTCTGTGGACACAATGTAATGACAACGCTGAACAAGGCCGTTTAAAGTAGGAAACTATCTCGGAAACAACTTCAACTATCATCCAGACAGCATATCTTTTTGCTTTTCGAAACAAAGAATACTCTAGATCTCGCAATTGACTAAACTAACCGGAAAGCGACGCTCCCGAAGCCAGGCCGGTCGAATATACTGGCGGGTTCCTGTAGTAGCACCTCTTGTCCGATTCCGCTGTCCTCGCCTTGTGCCGCCGTGAAATCAGGCTGGCTTAACGATCTGGGAAAACAAACATGACGTCATGTTTTAGCTTAATCTCACCAATTGGTACCTACTCAAAATGGAACGCATTCTTTCTTGAGAAGGCTAAGATTATTAAGAAATTTTGAGAGTCATTTGAacgtttttcatttaatttcatatttgcatgataaaaaaatacgtgGAAAGGAGATCGTGAAAACGAGTCCATGCAGAGCATTCCAGGACCTCTTGAAGGAGGGGTTAAAATCCTGAAGTCGTCTGGTGACACACTGGAGGAGTCAATATGTAGGTGAGTCACCTAGTGAGTGGTTGTCGCTCCGTCGGTGCCTGTTGTTTGAACACGTTGTTGAGTTCGCCGCGAGCCTGAGGGCCGGCGCCGAAGGTCCCCACGTACATGACCTCAGAGTCGCGCCTCACGCCGCTCAGTGACGTCACGGACCGACGGCCACCGTGCTCCACCTCGCCAACCTGTTGCCAACATTTATAGTACAATTGCAGATTGTATCgttactaaataaataacttgGGTATCCATTTGTTTATCATATAAGAGCAACATCGGGTTTAAGGAGTGACTGAATTAATTTTAGAGGAGCGGGATTTTCGTACACAAGTATTTCTACTAGGAAATTCCAACCTTGATTCTTATTTTGTAAACGATAAGAAcgaaataaatcattttaatttttttttttcactgaaGCAAGCGCGACTGTGTCGCTACTTCGTTgtcaaataataaatacattgtcGCCAATTCAACACCATGCTGAATTCTCTATCGCTGATCTTCCTTTGAAGTTATTATTGGGCGAGAAGTTTCATGTACGTAAGAAAAGAGCTAAGCTGGCGTCATATCTAACCAGGTAGTCAGTCAAGCCTGATGattaaagtaatattttaaaatacatacatttcaAACAATGGGTGGCTTTCCACCTCCTCCTTATGTTTCATGTGCATAAAGACCCTGATGGAAAGCTACATATGAGCCATTTCTGGCATTGGGAATTCATGATCAAGCCCTTAAGGGGGTAAGTAAATTAAGATTCTTCTTCGCGCGTAAATTCAGGTATACCTTGAAATCATCAGTCGGCCCAGCGCGACCCACAGTGCCGTTCTTCATTTTGCTAGCCAAAGCCTTCTTGTAGACGGCGCCGCGCCCGCGGGCGCCCGAGTTTACTGTTCCAACTAAAGCACTATATGTCGGTCGGGGCTGCTCGTCAGCGAGTAAGTTACCTGACAAACAATTCAAATGGTTAAAAAGTAGCTTCCTGGTAATTGTTCTCAAATTTAAAACTTCTTTCTGGCTTTATCGTGTTGCGTAGGTATATAGGTGTATCCAATAAATAAATGACGAATATCTTATTCTATTAAGTAATTTCAATCAGTTCAAAAATAGTTCTCATTATTACTCTACTACCTACAGTCTACGTGCCGCCTACCTCGGAGTTACATTCCTCCATTTTTTCTTCTTATGAAGGTGTGAgaacaaaattaacaaaatattgtattgtcaattGTCACCAATCACCATGGAAATCggcaagtgtaatttttttcataacaaACAACGGGAAATGTTTataaaaaagcttgtaaaattacAGCAACTAACCCTGGCTCGTGGACCTGGTCATCTTCTGCTTCAGAGCCATGAGCACGGTGCTGGGCCTGTGGGGCATCGTGGACACATCCTCGTTGTACCCCTGGTCCCACTCCTTTGCCAGCTTCTTTAATTCTTTTTCAGCCATAATCTCAGCTTTGCTCTGTCGCTTTTGGTATTGTTTATGAGATTTTTCGTGGTCTTTCTTAGCTTTCTCTTTCATGGATTTCGCCTTTTttctgtataataaaaaaaaatatatataaattaggtTGATCATTCGATTGATTGTTCTTTTCTGTTGAAGAAGGcttttgaaataaatgtttttctcTATTATTTTATTCACAAGTAGGAGTATTACGGGACTAAGTAAATTTTACATGGTTTTATTTGTGTTGCAAGATAGTTTGAAAATATGGTAAGTATGACGTTTTGGATCCGAGGAGCATTATGGTGCTATTGGTGCTGAATAGGAGTCCGACAAGTCTTTTGTCCGCTGTGGTTAACCACGAAGCTGACCAGGGATTGTGATGCTTCGGGGCTCAAGGGTAGTATATAAATTTAACTACTCAAGAGGTTACAGTAACAGTCGATTCGTACTCACTTATCATTATTCTCCAACATAGCAGTGGCCTGGTCCAGGAACCGCAATATATCGTCCCTCCCGTTGATAGCGGCGAGCTCCTGGGCCGTGTGGCCGTCCACATCCATCGTGTACACATTAGCCCCGAAGTTCACCAGGAATGTCACGCATTCCTTGTGCCCCCGCGCGGAAGCGAGGTGCAACGCCGTGTTCCCGAAGTAGTCTGCTTTGTCGGGTTCACCTCTGAAACAATAACATAATAGTACTTACAATACAAggaaagtatatatatatacacacatTAGCACATAACTACGTAGGGAGGTAAATCCCTTAACCCTGGTCGTAGTCAATTTACGGATTATAAGGATTACGAATGTGATATGATTACAGGCATTAGATTTGATTATAGGCATTAATAAGGAGCATGCATCTACGTTGTTTCAATACAGCTACGCTATCGAGGCTTGGCTCCTTGTCGCTATAATCTTTAACGATCGATGGCAATAAATTTCTAGGCATTAATGACGTATTTATTGCAGCACTTATGTTGCGACGCTGAACCGGCTTAATCACGCCCTATCGTTACTTGTATGAATGTATGTGACCAAAGTTTTTAGCTtttaaaaatgtggctttcGAAATTAATCAAGTTTTTTTCCCTATTCATAATAACCTCTCGCAAAAACGCCAAAAacctgtatttttattttatgattcttttttggaagtatgtatttataaaggtATAGCTAATACCGACGAGATGGAAGGATGTAGTGCAAAAGGACATGAGCGAGTGCACGTTATCCGAGGGTGGTGTCGTGGACAGGGCGAAGTCGAGAAGGTTAAGCCGGAAAGCTGACCCCACCAGCTGGTATAGATAGCtaggaagagagagagagagtagcTAATACCGACCCTCGGCCGCAGAGCAGGCGCAGCGCCTCGACGTGACCCTCGAAGGCGGCCCACAGAGTGGGCGTCATGCCGGACTCGTCTTTGTTGTTGCATTCCTTGCGCGTCGCCTCGCGCAGCACCTCCAGCAGGCCGTCTTTGGCCGCCCTGAAAACAAAAATACAGTCAGTTAGTTTAAAATAATCTGACTCCCTATAAGATGTTAAAATCTTAATGTACACCTAGTTAAAAAATTGCATGGCCACTTGAATTTTACAGCTCGctgtacagtcgtcatcaggATCACTCACAGGATCAGATGCAAGCTTAATAGCGCTCCTTAATGTCTGAGCACACAGAGGAGTGAAATAGACATTGGGACTGCATTGAGtaagatatgtaggtacataatgtaaCTCAGTATGTATTTGAGGGACAGATTGCCTTGAGCGGATTTGGATGCGGCATAATATGTTCAGAAACAGGCAAGATAAATACCGCAATAGATAAATTGATAGAAGTAGGTATTGTCAGTGATTAAACTCTATCGGGATTCAGCATGTGAAAGACGAGATCAAGCGAGAGTATCTTTTGACATCTCTGTGGAGTAACACGGATAATTAACTTCGCCTTTATCGCGTGATAAATGCGACATCATATTTATATATGTGAGAAATGCACGCAATACAGAAATTAGTAGGATACCAAGATTGCGATAAGACGatctgtttattattattaccaaaTATATAAGGTTGCGGCTTTTATTGAAGTAAATATTATGCTGTTATCTTTAATTTTACAGCGTTATAACATTAACGATTAGGTTTAATATATGAATACGTCATCATCGGTCGTCAAAATTGttcattgttattatttattatgcaaTGGGGATATATccatactataatattataaatgcgaaagtgtctgtctgtctgtctgtttgtcttgttacctcttcacgcttaaaccgctgaaccgattttgttgaaatttggtatagtgatagtttgagtcccggggaaggacatagggtagtttttatcccagaagtcatcctttaagtgggtgaaaaggggggtggcaatttgtacggggaatcgataaaaagcagataggataaaaaataagctacccaaattactaaatccacgcagacgaagtcgcgggcaaaagctattgGATATATAAAGTTCATTCAAGACTAATCTAACGTAACCTAAACCTTTAGGACTTGATTCTAaagtttttacaaaaatataaatacctaatagtttttgttttctcATGCGAGTAGGTATTTACTGTATTTAGTAAATTACCTACGTGATAACTCGGGATTTTTTTTCCTACTAATTATTTAACCACAAAGGCGGACGCCTCAGACAGGTACCTCTTGCGTAaaactaactgccgtattcgaacttcaagatattcacaagagacgacacgtactagatccattctagatacgttatagtttagatttcaactagttctcttttgcagcacaattcgggcaaccaatgtcacttttacgttagatagagttagatatctattagatgtgaattagatctctaagtcatatcttgtgcaaatcgttcaagagtatctccagaatcgcgcaaatgttaaatttgacaggttaaatcttaaacatatcgttatggtatcttggtgatatctaaaagatatctaatagatgtctattttaaaatcagaatcgggccctgaGACCTACGCTAATTGGTAGAATTGTTGTACCCACCTAcacctaaagcccttgctacacggtcgccgacaagccttctaaccgtctgaccttggtctgaccttgatcagttttggtctaattttgttggaaacaactgtctacacggtccgggacggaccaaggccacgcggtctgggggcttgtcggcgaccgtgtagcaactTTAGCAAGGGCTTAATACAGGGCCGGGGTGTCCTTTACAATGCAACAGGGCATGCgctaccaggggcccgtttctcacaagcttgtaacttgtaatacaagcggatgtcactttttaacaacttttgttagaaagggacttccactctcgttacaagttacaagcttttgagaaacgggccccagcagGTGGAATAGCAGTACCTATGGGCAAATGTGCACAATGGGGATGTGGGGGAGGCGTGCGAATTCCAAACCGCGAGACGTTTCAAACCTAGGCTTGTACCTAGTTCTGTTTTCCATTCCAGTACCTTTAAGGTAAGGAAAATACCGCCAGGAAAACTGAGTAATTTAATGCCGAGTATACCTACAACCTAGTTTCGCCTCTTGAGGGTTTCTATATTTCTAATAGAGATAAGGTTGCCTAGCAAAGCCCAGGCGGGCTCTAGGAACGCACGACGAGACGCCCCATAGCAGTAACCAAACTCCATCTACGAAATCGATAAACCAATATAAACCACAGTGGCCTCCCCAAGTGTGGAACTCATCTgtattatgatgatgattggttcacgtattatttatttattaaattcaattttagttttagtttctgTCTTGTGTtagtataaatttaatttacttgctttttttgtaatatgagatgaatgttaaatattttataaataaataaaactttgtattaaaaaaaatcaagcaattAAGacgtaagtaataaaaaaatataggtaggtgtaGGTATCAGAAAAATAATTTAGTACATAGGCATCGGTTTTTATCAATCGATAGTCGCATTTTATCTTGACTGTTACGAGTTATAAACAACTACACGTACCTAGTTAGTACAAAGTACATTGTATCTACACCTAATAGGTACAAAATACACATGACATGAGTAGttgagtacctactcgtacattaagggtaacattccatttctgaccgcagctgcactactggtactgaacgcgccgctgttactgtcaatttccatagtaaaatgaacagtagtgcagctgcggttggaaatggactgtcaccttaagactAAAACGCCGTGCAATTACTTTGAAATATGCACCATGGTTTCGCAATAaagaattctattctattcaatttAATGTAATTCAGTAAATTATAATCCTTATTACTCGTAAATACTTGtgatgtaaagtctatttttttattcggtagactgaaatgacagttaatagtatgaacatgaaatgtcatttcatactattaactgtcatttcagtctaccgaataaaaaaaaccggccaagtgcgagtcggactcgcgttctaagggttccgtccattaagtccaactcccgcttgactgcacatttgcacGGACCTATCTGCATTTTTTGTCAGATATATCttaactaaatatgttaattttatcacaattataataactctactggcgaaagtgttctcaacatctttatttatatgaatttaaaagtggaaaaattactctcttgggtgagacttgaactcacggcgtctggagttcaagtgtcaccaaagacagtattttttccaatttttaatttattctgagcataatagcatcggtcgcagacatttctgcttcttaaaaaaataattaaattgtatgtgtatatatatcaagtccagaagtaatttattaatgttatctacaaccagagcccgtaccatgagtcactgacagtgtcaaaactgacatatacgctatccagaacgtaatttacgttctataatacatctcgttcgcactaatatgcgagtacgagcgagatgcatagaaagtaaattacgttctcgatggcgtttatgtcagtgccaaactgatggtagccgtacagaagcataacaacttatcagaaatcatctaaacatacttaaaaatcctaaaagctgcttaccgctcttacaatgcaggtacgccgtgagacacaaaacatttttttaagagggttataaaagaaaaatgtttgataagtTTAATGTTTGATATATAGTaggataactgggctattcacaggttttttttctagagcaaatccccatacttttaattctgtagaggagtttcgtaaaaaaaagtgtaaagattttttatgaattatgaatttctcgtattttttgtatgggtgagtgaaaatttagtcacagaaatgaattccttatcctcgaattacacgaaaaaagaattggtccagtagtttcgtagaaaacattaaaaaaaaaacccgtaggggtagggtcaaagactaagtaattaagttcgactcacgcttgactgcacatttctaataggttttcctgtcatctataggtaaataactattttgtttgtgtaaatttttcaaaattttagacccagtagtttcggagataagggggagaatggtaattttttgcctattttcttgaataactgctaaactatttatcctaaaataaccgaaaaaaatttttgagttactcacaatgagctctttcatttgaattGTAACAAGACATAGTTtggaaaactttattttttaagtttcccatttacaccccaaaagtggctcccatgtttaaaattcatttgtttgcgttacatggctgtctttgagtcacaaacttgcatatgtgtaccaattttcaccttaattggtccagtagtttcggagaaaatataaaaaaaacccgtaggggtagggtcaaagactaagtaattaagtacgactcacgcttgactgcacatttctaataggttttcctgtcatctataggtaaagaactatattgtgtatttttttcaaaattttaaacccagtagtttcggagataagggggggggtcattttttgcctattttcttgaataaccgctaaaatatttattttaaaattataaaaaaaatacatttgagattcttgcaatgagctctttcatttgatatgtaacacgatatagttagaaaaacattattttttaattttctcatttaccccccaaaaatggcctccatatttaaaattcatttatttacgttacacgtccatctttgggtcacaaacttacatatgtgtaccaaatttcaacttaattggtccagtagttttggagaaaataggctgtgacagacggacggacggacagacagacagacgagtgatcctattagggttccgttttttccttttgaggtacggaaccctaatagacTTTAGTACCTGAGGAGGTGCGAAAAATATGATACAGGTTGATAATATGTGTCGCATATTTTATGCTATGGCGTGGCGATAAATGTTAATGACGAGAATGTACTCATTCGATgggatatatgtaggtacttaccaatcAGTAATTGGAAGTAGCTATCGTGATTAGTACTGGTACCTATTCATGTGACGGAAACGTTTTATTCTAAGGTTTTATTACAGCTAAGTGAAATAATGAATATGGTGTCCATTAGTAGGCAGGTAAGGGATGATTGAGTAGAGGCAGACTCATATCACCAGATGATGATCAAAATAGGAAGTAACTAAATGATTGTCTATAATTACTTATCACAAGAGTTCCTATATAGATATAGGTAGCTGCCACGTATTATAaaaattgaattattttgtcATCGTGTTTTAACACACCCTGCTTGTAAGACATCTTGCTGTAATTAGACTACTTCTTTACCTCACAGTGCCTTCCACGTTGACATGCGTGTTAACAAGAACATTAGAGTTAATAAGTCACTTAAGAAGTTGAGCGCTTAATGCT
This window encodes:
- the LOC134651130 gene encoding pre-mRNA splicing regulator USH1G codes for the protein MTTDRFHKAAKDGLLEVLREATRKECNNKDESGMTPTLWAAFEGHVEALRLLCGRGGEPDKADYFGNTALHLASARGHKECVTFLVNFGANVYTMDVDGHTAQELAAINGRDDILRFLDQATAMLENNDKKKAKSMKEKAKKDHEKSHKQYQKRQSKAEIMAEKELKKLAKEWDQGYNEDVSTMPHRPSTVLMALKQKMTRSTSQGNLLADEQPRPTYSALVGTVNSGARGRGAVYKKALASKMKNGTVGRAGPTDDFKVGEVEHGGRRSVTSLSGVRRDSEVMYVGTFGAGPQARGELNNVFKQQAPTERQPLTRSLSQPDFTAAQGEDSGIGQEVLLQEPASIFDRPGFGSVAFRRSITATLGALPAGGAPGEDMSIGSAGSLAARHAYQPAEWNSAQSESSTITSDEEGEADDSGYASLERFLTAWGLAQYVQKFKDEQIDLDALMLLTESDMKSLGLPLGPYRKLVTAVQERKQALSNPGVIIDSAI